One Natrinema longum genomic window, TAATTACTTAGGGACCCCTCGCCAATGCGTCGACAAGCGACCAGCAGGATTCAGCATGATGGACCCCATCACCGTACTCGTCGTCGACAACGAACCCGGCTTTGCGGACCTCGTCGGGACGATGCTCGAGCGCGAGCGCGAGGCGATCGGTTCCCTTTCGGCGACGGGTGGCACGGAGGCACTCGAGGTCCTCGAGCACCGGGAGGTCGACTGTATCGTCAGCGATTACGAGATGCCGGAGCTGACGGGACTCGAGTTGTTGGAACGCGTTCGTGCGGACGATCCGGATCTCCCCTTCGTGCTCTTTACCGGGCGGGGGTCGGAGGAGGTCGCCAGCGAGGCGATCGCGGCGGGCGTGACGCAGTATCTCCAGAAGGAGACCGGAAACGAGCAGTACGCGTTGCTGGCAAACCAGATCACGAACGCCGTCGAGCAGTACCGGACGGAAACGGAGCTTCGAGAGAGCGAGCGACGCTACGAGCGGACGCTGACGACGTTACACGAGACGACGCGCGACCTCATGCGGGCGGAGACGAAAGACGGAATCTACCGGTCAGCGGTCGAGACGGCGGGTGAGATCGTCGACGTCGCGGTCGCCGCGGCCTACGCGTTCGAGCCGACGGCCGGGACTCTCGAACGCGTCGCGTCGGTACGACGATCGCCCGAGTTAGGGGCCCCGGACGACGTCTTCGGGCGTGGAGAGGGGCTGGTCTGGGAGGTGTTCTCGGACGGCGAGAGCGCCTACTACGAGGACCTCGCGCGCGAGGACGGCCTCGACAGTTCGGGGACGGTGAGCCAAAGCGAGCTGATCGTTCCGCTCGGGACTCACGGGGTACTGGTCGCCGGCCGTGAGGATGTCGACGGCTTCGACGAGACGATGATCGAGCTGTTGCACATTCTGGCAGCCAACACCGAAGCCGCGCTGGATCGAGCCGAACGCGAGCAGTTGCTCCGTGACCACGACCGGACGCTCACCCAGCAAAATGAGGAACTGACGCGGCTCAATCACACGAACGAGATCGTTCGCGAGATTACCCACGGCATCGCGCAAGCCTCGACACGGGCGGCGATCGAAGAAACGGTATGTGACCGTCTCGCCGAGACGGATCGATATCGATTCGCCTGGATCGCCACGAACGACGACGAACCGCCCGCGCCGTCGGCCTGGTCCGGTATCGATACGGCCTACATCGACACGATTCGTGCGGACGGCGACCGTGCACCCGAACTCTCGCTGGTCCGTGAGATCCTCGAGACGGGGCAGCTACGGACGGTCCCCGACGTCCTCGAGGCCGACGGCTGGACGACCCGACGCAAGGAGGCGTTGACCTACGGCTATCAGACGGTACTCGGGGTGCCGCTGATCGCCGACGAACGACGATACGGCGTGTTGCTGGTTCACGTCGGCGGTGCCGATTCGGTCGGCGAGAGCGAGCGTGCGGTCCTCGACGAACTCGGGGACATGATCGGGCACGCGATCCAGTCGGTCGAGCGAACGCGGGCGATGCTGTCCGACAGCCGACTCGAACTCGAGCTCGCCGTGGCGGACTCGCGACTACTGTTCAACCGACTCTCCGAACAGGTCCCGGAAGCGGCCCCGATAACGCTCGAGGGCGTCATCGATCGCGGGACGGACGCCCTCCTGTTCGTCAGCGCGCCGGCGACGGCCCCGCTCGCCGGCCTCGAAACGGAGTGGGCCTCGATCGAGACCCTGTCGGTGGTTTCCGAGGGTGACGACGAAACCCTGTTCGAACTGACGGTCCCGTCGACGCCGTTTCTCGACGTGTTACGGACCTACGACGTACAGATACGGGACGCGACGGCCACCGACGGTGCATCGACGCTTACCCTCGAACTGCCACAGGGCGTCGAAACGCGGTCACTGATCGAGGCGCTCAGGGCGGCGTATCCCGAAACGGAACTCGTCGCCAAACGAGAGACGACGAAGACGCGGACGGGACGCAGACTCGATAGCGCGCTCGCGGAGGAGCTTACCGACAAACAGTTCGAAGCGTTGCAAGCGGCCCACTACAGCGGCTTCTTCGAGTGGCCACGAGAGAGCACCGGTGAGGAGTTGGCGGACGCACTCGGCGTCTCACCGCCGACGTACCACTACCACTTGCGCGCGGCCGAGCGGAAATTCGTCACGATGGTCTTCGAGTGAGACGGTCTCCTGTAAGTCGTTGCCGGTGGGACCGGGACCGCCCTGCGGTCCCACCGGAAGATCGGGACAGCAAGCCGTATGAACCGGTCGCTGAAATATCGGAGCGAGGTTCTTCGGCGGTTCCATGCCGACGGCGATCGACTGCTGTCCGTTCGAACGAGGAGTCGATACCGGGCGGAGGCTCCGGCCCGAGCGACGAGACTGCCGGGACGACGGAGTCGATCGCGACGGCTGTGGGCTCCGACCGCGGTCGGGACACGGATACCCCGCTTTCGATCGCCACTGCACACGGCACGAAGCGATGACTGTTTCCGCCGACTATTCGCTGGCGACATTATTCGACCGGGTGCTAATCAATTAGGGGTGAGATTCGGAAGACGGTAAACAGTTAGAAGTCATTTTTAACCCCTGCCGGTTCCTACACTGAGGTGGCGATCTCAAGCAGACTGTCGCCACCCCCTTTCCCCCACCCCTTTCCGTACGCCAACGGAGACGGCCGTTGCTCGACACACGCAGACGCATCCTCGATTCCCGGAAAGAGCAACGCAGAGACGCTACTAGCGTGATCGGCCTCGCCGGGACTGGCCCCCGATCGCCTCCTCCCACTCGATCCAGTCTTGTTCCCAGCCGCGGCGAGACTCCGCGCGCCGCTGGGCCCGCTCGTGATCCTCGCGTGCGGTTCGATTCCGCTCGACGGCCCCCGACTGTTCCCCCTCGACCAGCAGCGGGTCGAGGGACACGGCGTCGAACTGCTCGGTCTCGCCGTCGGCCGAAACCGCCTCGAGTCGCTGTTGGTGGGTGCCACGGGGAAAGACCAGTCGCCCGTCCTCGGCGAGTTGCTCGAGCAGCGCACGCGGCGGCTCGACGGCGGCCGCCTCGAGCAGAATTCGGTCGAAGGGCGCGTATTCCGGGAGTCCGTTCGCGCCGTCGCGGCAGTCGACGAGGACGCCGTCGTAGCCCGACTCGGAGAGATTTCCACGGGCTTCGGCGACCAGCGGGCGGGAGATGTCGACGGCGTGGACGTTCGTCTCGCCGACGATTTCGGCCGCGACGGCAGCCGTGTAGCCGACGCCAGCGCCGACGATCAACACCGTATCGTCGTCCTCGAGGGCCAGCGCCTGGAGGAGGCGGGCGACCGTCCGCGGTGCCAGCACGCGAGTCCCGAGAGCTTCGTGTGCACGGTCCGCGTAGGCGGTCCGCTCGTCATCGACGAACGCGTGGCGTGGCACGTCACGCATCGCGATCGCGACAGCCTCGTCCGCGAGGATGTCTCTGGGCGGGGACTCGAGGCCGTCGACCATATCCGCTCGCAGTACCGCGAGGTCCATACGCCAGCTATCGCGGCGGCCGTTATCAATGGCGCGCTTGCGCGGTCGGCTCCCGTGGCGTCCCACGCGGGGGACGATCACCCGCGCATTCGGACGAACCGAACGCCGCCGTGTTCGGTCCGCTCGAGCGAGCCGTCCGGCCGTTTCGTGGCGCTGACGAGCGTCTGGCGAGCCGTCCCGATCGGCGCGAGTAGCTGGCCGCCAGCGCGGAGTTGGTCGACGACGTGACCGGGCATCGAGGCCATCGCACAGGTGGCATAGGCGGCGTCGTAGGGCGCGTTCTCGGGCCACCCCTCGCGGCCGTCGCCGACGCGAATCGAGATGTCGTCGTACCCCAGCGCTGCGAGGGTCTCTCGTGCCTGTTCGGCCAGCTCCGCGCTGTATTCGACCGTGTAGACGTTCTCGCCGCCGACTACCTCGGCCGTGACGGCCGCGTGATAGCCACAGCCGGTACCGATCTCGAGGACGTCGTCGCCGGGATCGGCCGCGAGCAGATCGGCCATGATCGCCACCATGTGTGGTGCGCTGATCGTCTGTCCGTCGCCGATCGGCAGGGGCCGGTCGGCGTAGGCGCTCTCCCGGCGGGTCGGCGGGACGAACTCGTGGCGGGGAACCGCTTCCAGGGCCTCGAGCACGCGGTCGTCGTCGACGCGGGACGCGACGGTCTCGACCATGCGCTGCCGTGGGATCTCGTAGCTGTCGGACATCGCTCGGGGTCGAATACGACCTCGAGGACGGTATACTGTCGGGCGGACCCCGCAGACCGGGCGGACAGACGGCGAGGGCGAGCCTCGCGAACCGGCGTGTTACCGGTTCAGCGTGTGGATCGCGTGTCCGAGCGCGTGTTCCGCGGCCTCCATGACGGCCTCCGAGAGCGTCGGATGCGTGTGGACCGTCGCGGCGACGTCCTCGAGGGTCGCGCCGAGTTCGATCGCGAGGCCGAGTTCGGCGACCAGTTCCGAGGCCTCGGGGCCGACGATCGAGGCACCGAGGACGTAGCCGTCCGCGTCGTCGGCGACGATCTTGACGAAGCCCTCGGAGTCGCCGGTCGTCAGCGCGCGACCGCTGGCACGGAACGGGAACTGGCCGGTGACGGTTTCGAAGCCGGCTTCCTCGGCCTCGGATTCGGTCATCCCGACGGTAGCGATTTCGGGATCGGTGAAGACGGCCGCAGGAATGGCCTGGTGATCGAGGGCCGCGGGTTCGCCGGCGATCACCTCGGCGGCGACGTTCCCCTCCGCGCTGCCCTTGTGGGCGAGCATCGGTTCGCCGGCGACGTCGCCCACGGCGAAGATGTGGTCGACGTTCGTCCGAGCGTGGGAATCCGTGTCGATGAACCCGCGCTCGTCGGTCTCGACGCCGGCCTCCTCGAGGTCGAGCGTGTCCGAGACCGGCTGGCGGCCGACGGCCACGAGCACGTTCTCGGCGTCGAGTTCGAGGCGTTCGTCCGCGAGTTGCTCCGTGCCGCCATCGGCTTCGGCCCGGTCGGCCGGCTCCGCGACGACTCGGATCCCGTCTTCGCCGTCGCGGTCGTTCCAGTCCGACGCGGTGTAGCCGAACTCGAAGTCGATCCCGAGATCTTCCGCCCGCTTTTTGACGGGACGTTTGAGGTCGTCGTCGTACCCCGGAAGGATCGAGTCGAGCATCTCGATGACGGTCACGTCGGTCCCGAGTTTGGCGAAGACGCCAGCGAGTTCCATCCCGATGTAGCCGGCCCCGACGACGACCAGCGAGTCGGGGACCGACTCGAGAGCGAGCGCCTGTTTCGAGTTCAGGACCGGGTCGTCCCCGTATTCGAAGTTCGGAATCTCGATGGGGCGCGAGCCGGTCGCGATAACGGCGTGTTCGAACTCGAGGGTCTCCGAACCCTGGCCCTCGCCGCTGTGGGAGACGCGGACGGTGGTCTCGTCCGCGAAGCGGGCGGTCCCCTCAAGTAGATTGACGCCGTTGGCTTTGCAGAGTTTCTCGACGCCGCTCGTGAGCTGCTCGACGACGCCGTCTTTCCAGTCCATCATCCCGGCGAGATCGATCGCGGGGTCGGCGTGGATCCCCATCGCTTCCGCGCTGGCGGCGTCGTGAGCCACGTCGGTTGCGGTTATCAGCGCCTTCGAGGGGATACAGCCGTGGTTCAGGCAGGTTCCCCCGTAGGCGTCTTTCTCGACGAGCGTGACGTCCAGATCGAGCTGTCCGGCGCGAATCGCGGCCACGTAGCCTGCAGGGCCCGCGCCGATGACCAGTACGTCCGTTCCAGTGGTGACATCTCCGACGACCATTACGTGTCCCAATGGGCTGGAGGCTCCTGTAAATACCCCTTGCCGAGCGCGGCGGGAACCGATCTCAGCCGGAGCCCCCCGGACACGACGGCAGTCGAACCCGCCTCGAAAACGCTCCCCCTGCGTCGCTCGGCTACTCGGACCCCTCTCGAGCGGTCAACACCGTGTCCTCGCCGAGGGTCGTCTCGCCGAGCGAGAACTCGCGGGCGGTCAGCCGGCTGTTGACCCCCAGAAACGTGTCGCTGTCGAGAGTCAACTCGTCGTCGATTTCGACGACGTCCGCGGTCACGTGTGCCGGTTTCCCCGACAGAACGATCCGCTCGACCGTCCGGCGTTCGTCGTCCGTTTCGAACGGACCACAGAACACGACGAACGACTGCGGGCTCGACGCGGGGAGTGGGTACTCGCTGTGAATCGGCTGCCGATCGATACACTCGAGATCGCCGTCGTCGAAGAAGAACAGTCGGTGGCCGGAGGGCGTATCGCCGACGGTCCCGTCGCCCCCATCGGAGGCCGCCGTCGGCGCTGCCGGACCGGCCCCGCCGGGCGAAACACCGTCGTCGCCGTCGTCGGCCGACGCCGACGAACGGGCAGTCGGCTCCGAACCCGCATAGCGGAGATAGAGCACGAGCATCGCCCGGAGCCCCGCCTTCGTGCCGCGTTGTCTGTACAGCTCCGGTGCCCGAGCGAGCAGTTCCCGCCGTGCGTCCTCCGGCCAGTCGCCGTCGGGCTCGACGGCCAGCCACTGCTCGAGCCACGACAGGGCGTCGCTGGGAACCGCCTCCGGGTCGAAATACCGCCCCATGTCCTCGATCGCCGTCTCGATATCGACGAAGGTGGACTCGAACACCGACAGGTACTGCTCCAGGAACGCGGCCGAACGGTCGTCCTCCTGGTAGAGTTCCGGGAGATATCGGAGGTACGTCTGACGGGGACAGAAGGCGGTGATCGAATCGACCCGTGGTGACGACCGCGGACTCCCGTCGAGTTCGAGCGCAACGAACAGGTACCGACCGACGGCCTCGGACAGCAAGACGTCGTCCGGGTTCAGCGAGTCGACGGTCGTCCAGTCGGCCTCGGCGTGGGCCGCGAGCGCGTCGATCGCCCCGGCCCGCCACGCCCGAACGTCCCCACGGGAACGGTCTGGACACCCCGAGACGAGGCGGTCGACGTCGGCACTGGCGAGCTCCCACGCCGACGTCACACCCAGCTCGCGGACGCTGTCGACGGCGTCGGCCGGCATCGCCTCGAGGTCCTCGATTCCGACCTCGCGAGGCATCGGTCGGTTCGTCGCGAGGTAGCGAACGCGGACCTGCGTACTCGCGGTCAGCTGGGAGAGCTGGATCGCCAGGCGGTGCCACTCGGTATCGTCCGTCCCGGAGTCGTATCGATGGAACGCCTCGCCGACGTGGCGCTCCCGTCTGGGATGTCGCGCGTGGCGTCGTCGTTCCCGAAGGAGCGTCCCCCGACCGTTCGAACCACAGGCCGCGTAGAACTCCCGTCGATCGTCGGGTGCGGTGGGTCGTGCGACGAGCGTCCGGCACGGCCGGTTGAACCGATACCGCTCGCGAAACGCGTCCGACGAGGGGTCTCGTTCGAACAGGGCCGGCCCCCCGTTCTCGAGTCGGCCGGCGACGAAGAGCGTTCCACCGACCACCGAGAGCGCGGTCGGGGAGAACGCGCCGGCCCCGGCGACGAACTCGCCGCTCGCGATCGGAAACCCGCCGTCGGTGTGATCGTCCCCGTCGCCGAACGACCGAATAACCGGGTCGCCATCGTTGCGATCGAGGACGTACCCGCGGCCGTCGGCGTCGACGGCGAGGTCGGTCGGCTCGACGAGCCACCAGTCGATCGCCAGGTCGATTTCGGCGTCCCGCCCGACGGTCCGTACCCGACCGACATCGTCGAGCAGATAGAGCAGTCCTCCCGCGTGGGCGACGCGGATCGGATCGGTCGCGTCGGTCTCGATGGTCCCGATCGTCCGCTGGAGCCGGGGTGAGACGACGGTGATGGAGCCGTCGTCACGGTCGACGACGAAGACGCGATCGTCGTCGACACAGAGCGCGCTGGGGTCGGCGACGTCGCCGTCGGAGCGAGTCCACAGGCGCTGGGTGAGATCCGCCGTCGGGTCGTGTCGATACAGTGCGCCCGACGAACGAAGCGTATACAGGTCGCCACTCGGGTCCATCGCCACGTCGACCACGCCGTCCTCGATCGTCGTCCGTTCGATCGCGGCCGTCGTCGCCAGTCCGAGACCCTCATCGCGAACGTCGACGTTCCGGCCGACCCACTCTTTCCAATCCGCGGTACTCGTCGTCGTCGCGTACGAAAAGTCCATTCGTTATCCACCTCCATCGCTCGAGCCGGTTCGGATCGAGAGGTTCGTCGTGACGTCTTCGACGGCGAACAACGAGGTGTCGTCGATACGGACGCTCCCGTCGTCGACCGTCGCACCGCCGTGTGCGGTGATCGTCACCTCGCTCACCCGATCGATCGCGTCGAGGTCCGCGATCCGATCGACCAGTTCCGAGCGGTGTAACGTGTGGCCGAACGGCCATCCGTCCCCCCCATCGCCCATCAGGGGATGGACGAACTCCTCGATCGCCGTCCGAACGGCGACGTCGTGGCCGCCACCGGCGTATCGGGCTCTCGCGCGCCCGGCGACCGAAATCTCGAGGCCGACGTACCGTGGCCCGATCACGTCCACCCGATCGCTCAGGAGCTTTCGCTCCCCGACGTGCCGACGGACGGCACGCAGGAATCCCTCGCTCGGTTCCGGCGTCCCCACGTCCGGCGGTGCGAAGGGAACGACGACGACGGTGATCTCGCCGTCCTCGACGAGCACGTTCGTCCGACCGATCCTGAGTCCCGGCGTGTGCGCGGCGACATAGCGGTAGTCGTCGGCGGTGATGGCCCGATAGGGGAGCCGCCGGTCGCGCCGGACGCGGTCGAGCGCGTCCGCGATCGTCTCCCCGTCGGCACCGCCGGTCGCTCCATCGACCGGGTCCACTTCGATATCGGCGGCGTCGACCGGCCCCTCGAGCGAGCGGTCGGGATCGGAGAGATGCCAGACCGTCGTGGCCGGAACGTTCCCGTCCGCACCGCCGCCGGCGACGTAGTCGGCACGGACAGTGCCAGCGGCGGGCGGAACGCGTCCCGCCGCGCCGTCGCCGAACGTCACGGTCCCCGCCTCCCGATCGAGGACGAAGTGGGGATCGTCGGGGCCGGACGCGTCGAAATCGGGCACCTCCTGCCACCGCTGCCCGTCGACGAACACCGTCGCCGAGAGCACCGGCGACCGCTCGAAGGCGTAGGTCTGCCCGTCGAGCGCCGGTGCCTCCTCGAGGTGGCCGACCTGCGTCAGTTCCTCGTCGGTCACCGACTCCCGGTGGCTAACCGAGACGACGTTCGATTCGATCGCGTCGAACTGCGGCGGAATCTCGTGTCCGGCCGTCTCGAGACGACAGCGAAGCCACGTTCGCCCTGACGAACCGACATCGGTCGGCGGTTCGGGACCCGCTGCGTTGCTCGCGGTCGCTGGCCCGGCGTCAGGACGGGCCAGCGTGATCGGCCCGCCCCGATAGAACGCGTTCGTGCCGTCGGCCGCGACGGCGAGTCGTCGCCACGAACCGTCGTCTTCGTCGCGGTACTCCCAGACCGGCTCGACGGAGGGTTCGAACGACGACTCGATCGAGCCGTGCGTCGCCGGCTCCGGGAGGTCGTCGTCGTGGTAGCTGACGGTCAGGGTGAGCGTGCGAGCGCGGGCGAACGGGTCGGCGTCGAAGCCGAGATAGAACGCGTCGCCGTCGGCAGCGTCGTCGCCAAACGCACGGTAGAACATCCCGCCGGTCCGGTTCGCGTGGGTGTTGTCGGTCCGGCCCGAGCCGGTGACCGTGAGGACGCGCTCGAGCGTCGCCGCCGTCAGGGTGAGCGCGTGGTCGGTCTCGAACCGATAGCTCGTGTCGGCATCGTCGGCGTCGGCGACCGAGACGCGCGTCCCGGCCGGAATGCGTGCCCAGCCCGCGTCGTCGGGCAGCCCCAATCGCAACCGCGTCGACGCCGGCGTCGGCGGTCGTCGGCGCTCACCCATCAACGCGAGATACTTTTCGCGGTGGTCGTCGGTCACCCGATCGAGCTGGTAGACGTACGTCTCCGTCAGCCAGGCCAGCATCTCGAGGATCGTCACACCGGGATCGTGCGGGTTGAGGTCGGTCCACTCCTCGGCGTAGGCCGGGATCAGTTTGGTGGCCTCGCTCAGGATCTCCTCGTAGGATCTGTCGTCGAGTTCCGGAACGTCAATACCCACGGCGATCGCCCCCCTCGAGTCGCCGATCGCGACCGCGGTTCGGTTTCCGGGCCGGTTCTCGTCGGGCGGCGTCGATCACGACGAGTCGTCACCCCCCATCGTAACGGTCACTTCGTGGACACCGCTGCAGACGAGCACGTCCGGCGGAAGCGTCGTCGGCGCGTCGCGGCCGGCCAGCGAGGTCTGTTCGCCGGCGACGTCGATCGTCGCACCGAGTTCGACCACGTCGGCGACGGCGTCGGTTCCGTCGACGATATCGTAGAGCGCGTCCGTCGACGGCGTCTGGCCGAACGACCACCCCTCGCCCCCGTTCCCGTCGAGCGGGTGGAGGTAATCGTCGATGCGTTCCTCGATGGCCCCCTTGAGCAGCGAGACGCTCGTACTGTCGGCCGTGTACACGGTGACGGAAACCGATACCGCCGCGTACTGCGGGCCGCGAACGACGATCCGGGACCCCTCGGATTCGACCAGCGAGACGGGCGCGCGTTCGCGCAACGCGTCGCGGACGCGGTGTTTGAGTTCCATCGACGGGACGGGTTTCTCCCGCCGGGCGTGGGGAACGATCAGGAGCGTGACGCCGCCAGCGTCCCCGTCACCACCCCCGTCGGGGGTACAGTTGACTTTCGACAGTTCTCGGAACTCCGCGGTGGCGACCCGCTCGTAGTCCGACGGAGTGACCGCACGGCCCCGGTGTTTGAGCTGCCCCGTGGTGCGTGCCACGAGGGCGTCCATGGACTCGGCGTCGGCACCGCCGTCGGCCGGTTTCGGATTCGAGACGTCCTCGACGAGTGAAATCGAACTCTTCAGGTCCGTGATCGTGTCGGCTGCAACGTTGCCGTCGCGGCCGCCCCCGGTCGTGTACGTCACCATGATATTTCCCTGCCCGGACGGCGGGATCCGCCCGCGGTTTCCGTCGCCGAAGCTGACGGTGCCGTCGAGCCTGTCGACGACGTAGTGGCGATCCGACGGCTCCGACTCCAGAAAGTCAGCGACCTGCTGCCAGCGGACCCAACACTCCGTCACGTCGCCACCCGCGTCGGTGACGCGCCGAACGTCGTCGGGGCGTTCGGTCAGAAGCTCGCGCCGTTGGCCGGTCGACAGCGTCGCGGACTCCTCGACCCACAGGTCGAGATCGATGACCGGCGCGTGCGCACAGTCGAAGGATTGGTCGTGCGAGCCGTCGCTCGAGCCCAGGACTTCGTCTTCGATCGTCCGGGTGTTGTAGGCCCACTGCGTGTTGGGATACAGCCCCTCGAGCGTCGGCGGGGCCGTCGTCCGTTCGCGTTGCCGGTCGACGTCCGCACTCGACCGTCCCGACCCCGAGCGGCGGTCGAACTCGTCTTGGGTGACGCGGGCCCGGATCCAGTGACACTGCCGCCCGAAGCGGTCGAACGCGGTCGTCGGCTCGGGGAGGGTGAGCCTGACGATCCCCCGTTCGGTCAATCCGCCGGTCCGATCCTGAACGGTGAGTTTCGACCACTCGTCGGCCGCCGGATCCTCGCAGTACTCCCAGCGCATGCCGGGATCGAACGAGCGGGGGTAGGTGACGTCCTCGATCGGAACGAAGAACGTGAGCGGACCATCGCGAAGCGGCTCGTCGAAGCCGAGATACAGCGTCTGGGTCTCGTCCGAAAGCTCCTCGAAGGGGGTCAACGCCCCCTCCCGTTTGGCGAGGTCGTCGCTGATGGAGCCGTTGTTCTTCGTCCGGATCCGCTCGAACGGTTGCCGCCCGCGGTCGTACTGGATCGAGACGTCGCCGAACCGCGGCGGGTCCGGCGAGTCGACGAGCGATCCCCGCGTTCCGGCGTCGGTGACGCCGAACGACGGCTGGCCGTAGTTCCCGCTGACCAGCCGGACGCGGATCCAGACGTTTTCGTGACCGGACACCGACGTCGGTTCGATGTCCTCGGGGACGGTAAAGCGAACGTGGCCGGCGCTTCGCAACGCGTTCGTCTCGTCCTCGAGGACGGTCAGCCGGCTCCAG contains:
- a CDS encoding putative baseplate assembly protein → MSGQPIVDDRDQEALYAELQRLADQYTDSWDPGTDDNATVLLRIFSQLGADVIRRLNDVPAKHRIAFLDALGFDRRPPQAARLPLTFEVSTDIDRNVAIPGGTQAVAEPGDGATRIFEIPQDEGFEATGASLTDAIAVDPADDRIVDHGPVRTAAEPVELLTGENVQEHVLYLAHDDLLNLEAGSPITITAETTPDSPLPETDLVWEYYGEDDDTEGWYPLEERTDDESADDDPGLDALQERLQSGSSGRSTDDGRIEREFRLPGKTVQHAVDGVESRWLRCRIADDDPDPAAFSLRLRSISASVGRDTRDGGLTPDSLLSNDVPLSTDEGDIRPLGRLPQPPSTFYVASEEAFTKRGGVVEVRFDPPAGPDADPDGDDLEDVTDADAIDGVDIGAGDDETDASPAAGVGVLDGPPTLSWEYWTGSGWSRLTVLEDETNALRSAGHVRFTVPEDIEPTSVSGHENVWIRVRLVSGNYGQPSFGVTDAGTRGSLVDSPDPPRFGDVSIQYDRGRQPFERIRTKNNGSISDDLAKREGALTPFEELSDETQTLYLGFDEPLRDGPLTFFVPIEDVTYPRSFDPGMRWEYCEDPAADEWSKLTVQDRTGGLTERGIVRLTLPEPTTAFDRFGRQCHWIRARVTQDEFDRRSGSGRSSADVDRQRERTTAPPTLEGLYPNTQWAYNTRTIEDEVLGSSDGSHDQSFDCAHAPVIDLDLWVEESATLSTGQRRELLTERPDDVRRVTDAGGDVTECWVRWQQVADFLESEPSDRHYVVDRLDGTVSFGDGNRGRIPPSGQGNIMVTYTTGGGRDGNVAADTITDLKSSISLVEDVSNPKPADGGADAESMDALVARTTGQLKHRGRAVTPSDYERVATAEFRELSKVNCTPDGGGDGDAGGVTLLIVPHARREKPVPSMELKHRVRDALRERAPVSLVESEGSRIVVRGPQYAAVSVSVTVYTADSTSVSLLKGAIEERIDDYLHPLDGNGGEGWSFGQTPSTDALYDIVDGTDAVADVVELGATIDVAGEQTSLAGRDAPTTLPPDVLVCSGVHEVTVTMGGDDSS